In Thermococcus camini, a genomic segment contains:
- a CDS encoding valine--tRNA ligase: MLPKTYDPNEIEPKWQKFWLDEKIYKYELDEKRPSYAIDTPPPFTSGTLHLGHVLSHTWIDIIARYKRMTGYNVLFPQGFDNHGLPTELKVEKEFGISKDQPEKFLQKCVEWTWQAIEAMRNQFIRIGYSADWDLEYHTMDDWYKAAVQKSLLEFYEKGMLYRDKHPVYWCPRCRTSLAKAEVGYVEEDGYLYYIKLPLADGSGYVPIATTRPELMPACVAVFVHPEDERYKDVVGKKVKLPIFEREVPVIADGDVDPEFGTGAVYNCTYGDEQDVVWQKRYNLPVIIAINEDGTMNENAGPYAGLKTEEVRKKIAEDLEKMGLLYDKKKVHHRVLRHTERSSCMAPIELLPKTQWFIKVKDFTDEIVKVAEEINWYPSDMFLRLKDWAESMDWDWVISRQRVFGTTLPFWVCKNGHVVPAREEDLPVDPRFDKPPVEKCPVCGAELEPVTDVLDCWIDSSITPLIITRWHEAMKGDEEAKRWFEHNFPTALRPQGTDIIRTWAFYTIFRTYKLTGEKPWNDVLINGMVAGPDGRKMSKSYGNVVAPDEVIPKYGADALRLWTALAPPGEDHPFKWETVDYNYRFLQKVWNIYRFAERHLEGFDPAKAPEELEPIDRWILSRLHRLIKFATEEMERYRFNLLTRELMTFVWHEVADDYIEMIKYRLYGDNEESKLKAKAALYELLYNVMLLLAPLAPHITEELYQEMFKRHIGAKSVHLLEWPKYDEGRISEEAEKLGELAREIVGVMRRYKNSHGLALNAKLRHVAIYATDSYEALKAIEKDIAGTMNIERLEIIQGEPELEERIIEIKPNFRTVGPRYGKLVPKITAYLKENAEEVARALKEAGKVKFEVGGEKVELNKDDVVIRKAVFSEGEEVETAVVGDAVVVFF; encoded by the coding sequence ATGCTTCCCAAGACCTACGACCCGAACGAGATTGAGCCGAAGTGGCAGAAGTTCTGGCTTGATGAGAAAATCTACAAGTACGAGCTCGACGAGAAGAGGCCGAGCTATGCGATAGACACTCCGCCCCCGTTCACAAGCGGAACGCTCCACCTTGGTCACGTGCTCAGCCACACCTGGATTGATATCATAGCGCGCTACAAGAGAATGACCGGCTACAACGTGCTCTTCCCCCAGGGCTTTGACAACCACGGCCTCCCGACCGAGCTGAAGGTTGAAAAGGAGTTCGGAATCAGCAAAGATCAGCCAGAGAAGTTCCTCCAGAAGTGCGTCGAGTGGACCTGGCAGGCCATCGAGGCGATGAGAAACCAGTTCATCAGGATAGGCTATTCCGCTGACTGGGATCTGGAGTACCACACGATGGATGACTGGTACAAGGCTGCCGTTCAGAAGTCCCTCCTTGAGTTCTACGAGAAGGGCATGCTCTACCGCGACAAGCACCCGGTCTACTGGTGTCCGCGCTGCAGGACGAGTCTGGCTAAGGCTGAAGTCGGCTATGTTGAGGAGGACGGTTACCTCTACTACATCAAGCTCCCGCTGGCGGATGGAAGCGGCTATGTGCCAATAGCAACCACGAGGCCCGAGCTGATGCCGGCCTGTGTTGCTGTCTTCGTCCACCCGGAGGACGAGCGCTATAAAGATGTAGTCGGCAAGAAGGTAAAGCTCCCGATATTCGAGAGGGAAGTGCCTGTTATAGCCGATGGGGACGTTGACCCCGAATTTGGAACCGGTGCGGTCTACAACTGTACCTACGGCGACGAGCAGGACGTCGTCTGGCAGAAGCGCTACAACCTGCCGGTTATCATAGCAATCAACGAGGACGGCACGATGAACGAAAACGCCGGCCCCTATGCCGGCCTTAAGACGGAAGAGGTCAGAAAGAAAATCGCCGAAGACCTCGAAAAGATGGGTCTGCTCTACGACAAGAAGAAGGTCCACCACCGCGTGCTGAGGCACACCGAGAGGAGCTCCTGCATGGCACCCATCGAGCTGCTCCCCAAGACCCAGTGGTTCATCAAGGTGAAGGACTTCACGGACGAGATAGTGAAGGTCGCCGAGGAGATAAACTGGTATCCAAGCGATATGTTCCTCCGCCTGAAGGACTGGGCCGAGAGTATGGACTGGGACTGGGTCATCAGCAGACAGAGGGTCTTTGGAACGACGCTCCCGTTCTGGGTCTGCAAGAACGGCCACGTGGTTCCGGCGAGGGAAGAAGACCTTCCGGTTGATCCGCGCTTCGACAAACCTCCAGTTGAGAAGTGCCCGGTCTGCGGTGCAGAGCTTGAGCCCGTAACTGACGTCCTCGACTGCTGGATAGACTCAAGCATAACCCCGCTCATCATAACCCGGTGGCACGAGGCCATGAAGGGCGACGAAGAGGCCAAGCGCTGGTTCGAGCACAACTTCCCGACCGCGCTCAGGCCGCAGGGAACGGACATCATAAGGACGTGGGCATTCTACACGATATTCAGAACCTATAAGCTAACCGGCGAGAAACCTTGGAATGATGTCCTCATCAACGGAATGGTCGCCGGCCCGGACGGCAGAAAGATGAGCAAGAGCTACGGCAACGTGGTTGCACCGGACGAGGTCATACCGAAGTACGGCGCCGATGCGCTCCGCCTCTGGACGGCCCTGGCACCGCCCGGCGAAGACCACCCGTTCAAGTGGGAGACGGTGGATTACAACTACCGCTTCCTCCAGAAGGTCTGGAACATCTACCGCTTCGCCGAGAGGCACCTTGAAGGCTTTGACCCCGCCAAAGCTCCGGAAGAGCTTGAGCCGATCGACCGCTGGATACTCAGCAGGCTCCACAGGCTGATAAAGTTCGCCACCGAGGAGATGGAGCGCTACCGCTTCAACCTGCTCACCAGAGAGCTGATGACCTTCGTCTGGCATGAGGTGGCCGACGATTACATCGAGATGATCAAGTACCGCCTCTACGGCGACAACGAGGAGAGCAAGCTGAAGGCGAAAGCGGCACTCTACGAGCTGCTCTACAACGTGATGCTCCTCCTCGCTCCGTTAGCCCCGCACATAACCGAGGAACTCTACCAGGAGATGTTCAAGAGGCACATCGGTGCCAAGAGCGTGCACCTCCTTGAGTGGCCGAAGTATGACGAGGGCAGGATAAGCGAGGAGGCTGAGAAGCTCGGAGAGCTGGCCAGGGAGATAGTCGGTGTCATGAGGCGCTACAAGAACAGTCACGGCCTCGCTCTGAACGCCAAGCTCAGACACGTGGCCATCTACGCCACCGACTCCTATGAGGCCCTGAAGGCCATCGAAAAGGACATCGCCGGAACCATGAACATCGAGAGGCTGGAGATAATCCAGGGCGAGCCGGAACTCGAGGAGCGCATCATTGAGATAAAGCCCAACTTCAGGACGGTTGGGCCGCGCTACGGCAAGCTCGTGCCGAAGATCACCGCCTACCTCAAGGAGAACGCGGAAGAGGTTGCAAGGGCCCTCAAGGAG
- a CDS encoding class I SAM-dependent methyltransferase, protein MHELYTVLAEYYDTIYRRRAERVRDEIDFMEELFRKEAEREVKKILDLACGTGIPTLELARRGYNVVGLDLHEEMLTVARRKAEREGLSVEFIQGDALESDFEEEFDAITMFFSSITYFDDSTIHELFNSVKRGLKPGGLFIADFPCWHYGGSSPVVWDERKGDERLIITDWREVEPAFQKLRFKRLVQIVKPDGSVRAFMVDDELNIYTPREMRLLAGKHFRKVKIYGDGHELRPNDRRYWLVAVK, encoded by the coding sequence ATGCACGAGCTCTACACAGTTCTGGCGGAGTATTACGATACCATCTACCGTCGAAGGGCCGAGCGGGTTAGAGATGAGATTGACTTTATGGAGGAGCTCTTCAGGAAAGAGGCTGAACGGGAGGTAAAGAAAATCCTCGACCTCGCCTGCGGAACCGGAATCCCGACGCTCGAACTGGCGAGGCGCGGTTATAACGTGGTCGGTCTCGACCTCCACGAAGAGATGCTGACCGTCGCGAGAAGAAAGGCCGAAAGGGAAGGGCTTAGCGTCGAGTTCATTCAGGGGGACGCGCTTGAGAGTGATTTTGAGGAAGAGTTCGACGCGATAACGATGTTTTTCTCCTCAATTACCTACTTCGATGATTCCACAATTCATGAATTATTCAATTCTGTAAAACGAGGCCTGAAACCGGGCGGGCTTTTCATCGCCGACTTCCCGTGCTGGCACTATGGCGGAAGCTCTCCGGTAGTATGGGACGAGCGGAAGGGCGATGAGCGGTTAATCATAACCGACTGGCGCGAGGTCGAGCCTGCTTTTCAAAAGCTCCGCTTCAAGAGGCTGGTTCAAATAGTTAAGCCCGACGGGAGCGTTAGGGCCTTCATGGTGGACGATGAGCTCAACATCTACACTCCGAGGGAGATGAGGCTTTTGGCGGGGAAGCACTTCAGAAAGGTCAAAATCTACGGAGATGGACACGAGCTGAGGCCCAACGACAGAAGGTACTGGCTGGTGGCGGTTAAGTAG
- a CDS encoding aminotransferase class I/II-fold pyridoxal phosphate-dependent enzyme, which produces MLEPVRFSTYHGGAREEGLLDFSASLNHYPPEWLDEMFERARGISNRYPYYAGLEEGLGELLGEPLTVTAGITEALYLLGILTLRGRKVVIPRHTYGEYERVARIFGAEVIKGPNEPEKLAELVERNSVVFFCNPNNPDGRFYRVRELRPLLDAVEDRKALLVLDEAFIDFVEKPESPEGENVVKLRTFTKSYGLPGIRVGYVLGFKEAFGSVRMPWGIGSTGVAFLEFLLKDGFEHLRKTMPLIWREKERIERELGVKSDANFFIKNVGNAGVTVERLKERGILVRNCESFGLPEFVRFSVRRSEENDKLIEAFRELEVEF; this is translated from the coding sequence ATGCTTGAGCCCGTGAGGTTCTCGACATACCACGGCGGTGCCAGGGAAGAAGGTTTGCTGGACTTCTCGGCATCACTAAACCATTATCCACCGGAGTGGCTCGACGAGATGTTCGAGCGTGCCAGGGGGATAAGCAACCGCTATCCCTACTACGCGGGGCTTGAGGAGGGATTAGGAGAGCTCCTCGGTGAACCCCTTACCGTAACGGCTGGAATCACCGAGGCGCTCTACCTCCTCGGCATCCTCACGCTCCGCGGGAGAAAGGTCGTAATCCCGCGTCACACCTACGGCGAGTACGAGAGAGTGGCGAGAATTTTTGGAGCAGAGGTCATCAAAGGCCCGAACGAGCCTGAGAAACTCGCGGAACTCGTCGAGAGAAACTCCGTTGTATTTTTCTGCAACCCCAACAATCCCGACGGAAGATTCTACCGCGTCAGAGAGCTTAGACCCCTTCTCGACGCTGTGGAGGATAGAAAAGCCCTCCTCGTTCTCGACGAGGCCTTCATAGACTTCGTTGAAAAGCCGGAAAGTCCCGAAGGAGAGAACGTTGTAAAACTCAGAACCTTCACCAAGAGCTACGGTCTGCCCGGAATAAGGGTGGGCTACGTCCTTGGTTTTAAAGAGGCCTTCGGGAGCGTCAGAATGCCCTGGGGCATAGGCTCGACGGGGGTTGCCTTCCTTGAGTTTCTCCTCAAAGACGGCTTCGAACACTTAAGAAAGACCATGCCCCTAATCTGGCGGGAGAAGGAGAGGATTGAGCGGGAGCTGGGCGTTAAGAGTGACGCCAACTTCTTCATAAAAAACGTCGGCAATGCAGGGGTAACCGTCGAACGGCTGAAAGAGAGGGGGATCCTCGTAAGGAACTGTGAGAGCTTTGGCTTACCAGAGTTCGTTCGCTTTTCGGTCAGAAGGTCAGAAGAGAACGATAAACTGATTGAGGCCTTCCGAGAGTTGGAGGTAGAATTTTAA
- the cbiB gene encoding adenosylcobinamide-phosphate synthase CbiB, producing MEVLTVFLLALLWDLLLGEPPALAHPVVWFGKMAGFLDKRWKRKSPLPDFIAGTLVALIVVIFALALSLIPPYLPSPLGYALAVYLLKSSFAIRSLHEHVVRTITGDIGEKRKAVSMIVSRDTRALNEAHLNSAAIESLAENLNDSVIAPLLYFLLFGLPGALLYRAVNTLDAMLGYRNERYEYFGKFSARLDDLLNFIPARLTVLLYILLGGRRVLKYYRLARFKLNSDKPMAAMSAVLGVWLEKPGVYRFPGREPGNEDIVRALRVYWLVVSEWVITIALLLATGVVPCLSP from the coding sequence ATGGAGGTTCTGACGGTTTTTCTTCTGGCTTTGCTATGGGACCTACTCCTTGGGGAACCGCCAGCACTAGCTCATCCCGTGGTGTGGTTCGGAAAGATGGCGGGCTTTCTTGACAAAAGGTGGAAAAGAAAAAGCCCTCTCCCCGATTTTATCGCCGGAACACTGGTTGCCCTCATCGTTGTCATCTTCGCCTTAGCTCTCTCGCTTATTCCTCCTTACCTCCCCTCCCCGCTGGGCTACGCCCTTGCGGTTTACCTCCTCAAGAGCTCCTTTGCGATAAGAAGCCTTCATGAGCACGTCGTGAGGACGATAACTGGGGACATCGGGGAGAAGCGGAAGGCCGTCTCGATGATAGTGAGCAGAGACACCAGAGCCCTCAACGAGGCCCACCTCAACTCTGCAGCGATAGAAAGCCTCGCCGAGAACCTCAACGACTCAGTAATCGCCCCGCTGCTCTACTTCCTCCTCTTTGGCCTTCCGGGAGCTCTGCTCTACCGTGCGGTGAACACGCTCGATGCGATGCTAGGTTATCGGAACGAGCGCTATGAATATTTTGGAAAGTTTTCCGCCAGGTTGGATGACCTCCTCAACTTCATCCCGGCCCGCTTGACGGTTCTCCTCTACATCCTCCTTGGTGGAAGGAGGGTTTTGAAGTATTACCGCCTTGCGCGCTTTAAACTCAACTCCGACAAGCCGATGGCTGCCATGAGTGCAGTTCTCGGTGTCTGGCTTGAGAAGCCGGGCGTTTACCGGTTCCCGGGGAGGGAACCGGGGAACGAAGACATAGTGCGTGCTTTGAGGGTTTACTGGTTGGTCGTTTCGGAATGGGTAATTACCATAGCCCTACTCCTTGCAACGGGGGTGGTTCCATGCTTGAGCCCGTGA
- a CDS encoding uracil-DNA glycosylase family protein, whose product MLLPFENLKKVGGVYTNPANLKVIPLALRDWRDFLSLDEKTYGVYARTIYNPGERFLVVNREDERTARELGGLYQELLKDPLRFCREEYHRYQLRVGEFEGLPFANGWPGSGVALVGEAPGRKGCGKTGICFYRDASGMLLRKTLFTLGINPDFVYITNVVKCNPPGNKLKGFGKGELELLEKELEILRPKSIFAIGRTAEKALKRLGFEFRYLKHPAWYVRRGIREPNEEMLEEYSAIGEVFGEWRF is encoded by the coding sequence ATGCTCCTGCCGTTTGAGAACCTCAAAAAGGTCGGTGGGGTCTACACAAACCCCGCCAATCTTAAAGTAATTCCGTTAGCCCTCCGCGACTGGAGGGATTTCCTGAGCTTGGACGAGAAGACCTACGGGGTCTACGCGAGAACGATATACAACCCCGGTGAGCGTTTCCTCGTCGTGAACAGGGAAGACGAAAGAACAGCCCGGGAGCTGGGAGGCCTCTACCAGGAGCTTCTCAAAGACCCCCTGAGGTTCTGCCGCGAGGAATACCACCGCTATCAGCTCAGGGTGGGCGAGTTTGAAGGCCTTCCCTTCGCCAACGGCTGGCCCGGCTCGGGGGTTGCCCTCGTTGGAGAGGCACCGGGAAGGAAGGGCTGTGGAAAGACCGGGATATGCTTCTACCGCGACGCATCGGGAATGCTGCTGAGGAAGACGCTCTTCACTCTGGGTATCAACCCGGACTTTGTCTACATAACCAACGTCGTGAAGTGCAACCCTCCGGGCAATAAGCTGAAGGGTTTTGGCAAAGGGGAGCTCGAACTCTTGGAGAAGGAGCTTGAAATTTTGAGGCCTAAATCAATTTTCGCCATCGGCAGAACCGCAGAGAAGGCCCTGAAACGGCTCGGCTTTGAGTTCAGGTACCTCAAACATCCGGCATGGTACGTGAGGAGGGGGATCAGAGAGCCGAACGAGGAGATGCTGGAGGAGTATTCTGCCATAGGGGAGGTTTTCGGAGAATGGAGGTTCTGA